In Brachionichthys hirsutus isolate HB-005 chromosome 20, CSIRO-AGI_Bhir_v1, whole genome shotgun sequence, the genomic stretch CAGAAGGCTGAGATTTCTCTTTACTGTGCAGCCGAAGCACAGCGAACAGAAATACCCTCAGAAAGCCGATCAACGCCAGACAGAGGAGACATTGGCCACTTTTCATGATCGTTTATAAAGATAGAAAAGCATCAATTGAGTTGATTTAAAATGTCCATAACGAAGGTAAGTGTGGCTTCCAGTTGAAACAAGATGACATTTACTAATGATGTTTGTTATAAGAAACTTGGATGCTTGTTTCTGCTCCCCCCAAgtggccaaaaaaaacaacaacagcttttGAGAAAGTTGTTCAAGAGCTTTCGTTTGACCACCGACTGCCCAAAGATGATTCTTGTTCTTCTTGGGGAAAACTAACAAACTGCCAAAGGTAATGATCTCTTTGACGGATGTTTAAATGTTCCCTTAAAGATATATCTAGTCACTGAATACTCGCCGGACATGATGTTTTCATGCCTTTCTGCAATTTGATGTTCTTATTAAGAAAACAGggaacatttgcatttgtattttcaGACTTGAGCAGGTTTCATTTCAGTAGTTATTGTTATTTTCCCTCCAAAAGAGGTCATTCATGTTTAGCATGTTTCAGTTTGTACATCTACTTCCTGACAGATGGAGATGAGACCTTGTTGGAAAGGttgggaaagacagaaaagttTGGAATTGATTCTACTTTTCCAAACATTGTCCCTCAAACTTTCCCCTTTGGGATAACGGCCCCCGCCTTGCCGTTTCATTTCAACACAAGAAACAGCATTACATCGCTCAGCTGATTCTACTTCTGAAACTCTACAAGTTTCCAGAGCCTGCTGTTATAAGAGCCTCTGTGATGAGATGCTTCAGGTGCTAACAACAGCCCCCCGTGGTTGGGTTCCTATCAGACAGATGCTGCCCATTCAAGCATTGAACCCCCAAtcgcctaccccccccccccccctccccctttgcTGCCTGAGTCAAATCAACCGTCGTCTACTTTAGAGGGAACTTCGATTGTTGTCTACAGGCTAGCGGCTGATCATACGCTAGAGCCCAATGCTAAGTATCTTTTCACTCATGATGGTGTTAGACAGAGCCTGCAGAGACACCGGTAGACCATAATGAACACACGTCATCGCCATGGTAATGAAAAGCGATGCAGTCTGCATGGTTCTCCAGCACCCCCCACTGACAAATGGTGTGCAGTTCAACTTGGGTTTGGGTTTCGACCTCAAAGTGGACTCCTTCAGGAGTTTTGAGGATAAATTCTACAGTGAGGTATTTCCTTcattatacatatatacatgcattttatttgtaatattcACCGCGTGCAAGAGCTTTATACTTTTAAGGAATCGGCTATAGCACTCTGAATTCAGCCGTATCTTCCTCCAATGACAAGAAAgactccttctctccttcctacCTTCTGTGGAGGTGAAAGACATAACACTTTTTATTCCAATCTATTTTCAGCTTTGCGTCCTTAGCTGACTCTGATTGGTTCTGCAGGACTTAATATTCAGGACCAGTTTTGCCCTTCGAAAAACACAACCTGTAcatgaaaatgtacaaataatCCACCTTGGGGGCGGTTTGTGATGTCCTTCCAGCAGCGAGGACAGACACCAAACTTTACTGATTTAAGTAAGGCGTATTTATCTCTGACCTCTGTGAAAATGGAGGGAAATTAAACAGAGAACTTGTCTGCAGATCAACTCAAATTGTTTCTCCTCTTGGATCTTTGTAACCAACGTGTCCAACAATTGCTGTGAAAATACTCGCAGTGGTGACTCCTCACTCTTAGCCTTCAAAAGCCACATTTGACAGCAGGCTGATTGtaccttctgtgtgtgtgtatgtgctcgTACACAGTGTGCTTGTACCTGCATGTGCGATTAAAGCCAGAGAAGCCCTCTGCGCTTCCTGTCTGAGCCGttggcctgcagcagctgtcacCGTGTCCGTCTCTGGCAGCTGTACACACACGCCCGTGATGCCTGCCGGCTCGTCTCGCTGTCAGACAAATGTAGGAGATCGGCTTTTCACTCTGTGCCAATATGCTGATGAGGTTTTGCTCCTTCCCGGGCTGCCAACACACGGGCCGGCGATGCCGATTGGTCGAGAGCGGGGCGAAGTTGgacagcagcagatgcaggGCTCGTCTCTTCAGCCGGCGGTTTGGAGCAGGATGGCTGCCTGGGTGGATGTTAGATTGTCTCGCTGCTGACGGGATTTCAGGAAAACCACTTCACAGATTTTCATGAAATTTGGCAAGTGAGGTTGGATGTGTGTCAGAAATGTTCGTCGATCCCATTAAAGGGTTTTTATTCTAATTTTGTTTACCTTTTTGAGGCTTTTTAGCACAATTTCTGTTGACAGTGATTCAGCTTCTTGTAAGCAGCAAGAAGAAACACGTGAAATTCTAAAATATGCAAAACAGGGCTGTTTACATTTAAACCACTGGGAGGAAGGGGTGGAGGATGTGCCAAGAGACTATCAAATGTTAGGCTGGATCTGGATTAAGTTGTTTGATCCCGCAGGATAACGtggactgtgattggctgcactCCTGGGATAtgcttttgtttcctccttgtTTAGTGTTTGCTTGCTGTGTGCAGGCTGACTGGCTGCATTGCCATGGGAACAAATCTTCCCTTTACCCCAAGCAGCTCCTCTGTCTCCATTCCATTCGATCATAGCTGCCTCAAACTGTCCCATTCATTGGCACAGTTAGAGCCTACTGTAATGAATTTAACCTGCAATCAAGGGGAACGCTACACTGTCTCATATTGTAATCCACACAGCCCAGAGAGAATTGCCATACCTGAAAAGTCTGTTTTTGGCTGTTCCAAGGagagttaataaaaaatatttccgCTGCATAATAAATTGGTTGTTTTATAATGAATATATGATATGGCTAGAAGTAGTAAAGACATTTTAATCGTGGGGATTAATTACCTACTTTTGCaggataaaaatacaaataattttgAGCATTTATTCCAAACCTGGGAGCTCAGCAAAGACTTTCCACCTTAAAATGGAAACGTGGCTTCTCAACAATAACTAATGGAAAACAATGATGGGGTAATTTCATCGGGGATGTGGCTTCATTTGTGTGATTGCTCTGAATTCTGATGAAAATGTGACTTTCCTGATGCCTTTAAAAATGCAATTAAGGGTTGTTTGCTTTTTACTTACTTTTTTTTGCTGGCACATCACAACGGCAGAAACGGAAATGTAACAGATAAAATCAGGGATATTTATGCCACCAGATATCTCAAGAAATGGAGACATGATCCAAAGGTTGCTTGGACTTTAAGCTGAAGAGGGATACTTCTTATAAACTAGAAATAACCAGACCCCAAATAGCACAGCCATGTCAATAAATAATTTCCAGTTAAATCAAAATAGAATGTTTCAATAAATAATcatcagttaaaaacaaacaaatcacattttctgaGATCGCAGGAGACTGGAACTACTGTAAGACCCAAAATAAGAAGTTCTacggccactagatggcagtacTGCGTGCCAGTCTGACATGTGACGTCATTTACAAGCGACGGTCGAGCCTTCCGAGTCCACCATGGCCGAGTCAGAGTAAGTTTAAGTCAATAATTGAATCTCAATTCATCCGTCCGTTGTTTTGCGTTCAGGTATATCTCCGGGTCGTTTCCGGTGATTATAAATAGTATTTATTGGTTCCAAATATTTATCTAGAGGGCTGATGGGTGGGAAAAGTGGATTTACTGGAGCTGAGCTTTTCACATGCGACAAGAAGGAAGACGAGCAAAGTTCTGTCGCTGGAACTGTCTGTAATTGTAATAGCTGAGCTTCTCACGTATCAGCTAAAAGCTGCACATAGCTAACTAACTGTGTCTGCgtgttttctgtctgctccACGTATTAGAGCGAAGAAAGTCATCAAGCTGGTTCCAGAGTACCtcctgaagaggaggaaaacgtATCAGGCCGTCAAAGCCACACAAGCTAAGATAGCTCTGCTTGAGAAGAGGAGGGTAGGCCGTGTTTCTCTGAGCCTCCTTTCGTTGTCCAGCTAGCTGCTAATGTTTGGACTGATGCCTTATCTGAGTactattttatttgaaagtgCAAACAAGTATAAAGACAGTTTCTGCAACTCCATCCTCAAAATCCTTGCTAATCGGATACGTTCTCGCGTGACGTCATTCTTGGCACAAAGTGTTCCCCGGTTGTTTTCCTGCTGCCTTGTCAggatttgtcttctttttttttcttcttcttcttcttcgtcgtaTTCCAGGTTTCTAAAGGTAAGCCTGTGCCGTTCAAGCGCTTGGAAGACTTCCTGAAGGACAGTCACAGGGCGCACCGCGATGAAACTCGCATCCAGAGAGCGAAGCACAGGccgcctgctcctcttcctcctgctaaGAACAAGCTAGCCTTCGCCGTGCGCATCAGAGAGTAAGTATTTGGActcccctctgtgtgtgtgtgatttgggACACGGCACTACGGAACGGGTTTAAGTGACCCGTTCCGTATTCCCCGTGGGGGACGATCTTATCCAGTCTTCCGTTGTCCCGACCCGTTTGAaacctcttctcttctcttctcccggCAGGATCAAAGGGGTGAGTCCCAAAGTGATGAAGGTCATCCAGATGTTGAGGCTGAGTAAGATCTTCAGCGGAACCTTTGTGGAAATCACACGGGATTCTGTCGACATGATGAAGATCGTCGAGCCTTATGTGGCCTGGGGGTGAGTGCTCAGAGAACGGATAACCCCTGTGTttacattttgggggggggggttccatttTAAACGCATGCTAATGTTCTCTCCTAGATTCCCTAACCTGAAGTCTGTTCGTGAGCTCATCCTGAAGAGAGGACAGGCCATGAAGAGCAAGAGGAGCGTTCCCCTCACGGACAACGCCTTCATCGAGGAACACATGGGTACGTCTCCATAGAAACGCCAAACGCACAATGAAGCCTAATTATGCTCCTCGCTGTGACATTAAGCAACGGGGGGTAAGGATGTTGGCACATCCATGCTGGTTAAGACCTTTATCGACTTGCTTCTAGTGCAAAGGTCGTCCACGCCCCCCACAGTGGGAGGgacttgtctctctctgtctgggaCTGGGAAACGAGGACAGTAAAAACATGGAACTCTTCATCCTGTTTTCCTCAGACGACATTTTGGTTTCTCCTTTAAACCCACGAcggtactttcggcttgtcccgacGGGcgtctccacagcaaatcagcctctagccctgtcccctggcagtccctgtctctcctccggacatgtccaaaccatagaagtctggtctctctgacctcatgtCTAAAACGGTCCCTCTTACTGCCTCGTTTCtcatcctatccaacctggtcgctcccaaggagaacctcctcctcttccactcggagctccgcctcctgtcttttgttGACATTTCAGGCggctcacctcctcctccttgtttcGCAGGTGCGCATGGCATCATCTGTCTAGAAGACCTGATCCACGAAATCTCCTCCGTCGGCGACGGCTTCCAGGCCGCCAACAAATTCCTGGTGCCCTTCAAGCTATCGGTTGCTCGCCACGCTGCCAAGGACAAGGCCGGACTCCTCAAAGACCTGGGGAAGCCCGGGTTCCGCGGCGCAGGCGTCAACGCCATCATCAGGCAGCTGAACTGAAGGAGAGAGGTgtgggagacgggacgctcGGCAGCGGCTTCACGGGGGGGGCGgcaggatgtttgttttttgtcagagAGCCTCGTGGGTTCCACGTCCCTTTATTTTTGGGCATCACGGGGAGCCGAAGAGGAATCCTTCAACTCCTCGGCGTCGTGTTTGAACAAGCGGCGGACTGAAATGTAAATACCGTGTAAAGAGTTATTATCCGACGTCATGTGGCGTCGGATGAATTACCTCGTATGTGATTGATACTCAGACAGTAGAATTGGATGATCGGGACGGCCTACAGTATCCAACGCggtgtgaagaggaggaaatcTGTTGGGTTGCTGTTATATGCTGTTTAATACTTCagtttttataattaaaaacaaatgactaGTGTCAAAGGGTGTCTCACGAATGTTATCACGGGAGGGAACAAAGCCGGTGTTATTATGTAGATGCTCAGAAAAGAGCAAACATTCACCTGGGAACGGCTCGTTTTAATGTTAACACGTAGAAGCACTGAGACTTCAGAGGTAAAACAATCTTTGATCTTTCCCTCAGTCAGAGAGCTCAGGAGAATCCACAAAGGGAATAAaccggttgggggggggggcattctccAATGCAGCTGCGCCTTTTTGGGTGCGCACTgggagaaacgggggggggggtgtgacgTCACTTCACGATGAATGCGACGTGCAGGCGTCTGTTTGCGGACGCACCGGAGCCGATTGATGTCAAAATGCGCTCCTGGTCGTCGGCTTTGAAAGGAGAAGGtaagaaactgtgtgtgtgtgtgtgcgtgcgtgcgtgtgtgagcgtgtcgACAAGTCGGATCTGCCAAGCCAATCAGCCGCCGTCGCCATGGTAATAGATTGTTCCGATCAATGCGAAGCCATCTCGAGTGAGGCGACGACCGCGTCCAGACGCCCTTCACCTCTCATGTCATTCAGTTAGGGCCACGTGACGTCGCTCGTGACGTCACCTTGGCTTTCAGACGTGTTGAGTGTCAGGTCATTATTTTTTCAGTGTCATTTCCATTTTTGTGCTTCGTAATGAGAAACTTGTGGCCACAAAAACGAAGCAATTTCTTCAGGCGAATTAATTTCAAGCCGTCAAACCacgtgttgtgttgtgttgccttCACGGTATCGGAAATGTCACTATTATGGCGACAGTCATGGAAACTCGTGTCTGTAACTGTCTTTTTATATTTCGACTTGAATAAAATCCAAATGCTACGATTTTATAACGAGGGCTAAAGTGAATGAAAGGAATTGTAAGAACACGCGCATGCGTGTGTGACAACGCCACGGTTTGAAGAAACCCGTGAACGATCGTGTCGCCATTTGTCAAATTCAAACGTCTTCCAAATTTACGAGGATCCCCTGAACGCAGCATCCGATAGTAGTGTCGAAGCGAGGAGGCGGCGGTGGAGTGACGATCATTGGCGCTGTATCGATCGAAGGTAAGACTCTCTCAGCCCACGATTAAATTGCgattatttcctaaatgaaagGGATGAAATCATCTTCACCTTCAAAGGCTTGTGTCttcacgcgcgcgcgcgcgcgcgaggGCATGAGAGGGTTTAGGCGACAAGAAGACCAATGCGGTTTTGGGAAATGACAGAATTGCGTATTGATCGTGTCCCGCGCCTGCGATCGCCAATGATCGTGTGCAACGGAGCCGCTGTGCAATCTATCGATCTGTTGCGTCACGTGTCACTTGGCGATCGGAAGCCGGTTTAGCTAGCTCGTGGCGTGAGTCGTAATGAATGGGTCGCCGGCGCGTGCGTGCGGACACCGACTAGCCAAATTAGCCACGgttgtgtttaaatatttaaacattatggatttatttctaaaatattcacatttaGGTTTTGGTTTAACATTCACTagcttgttatttttatttggtacTAGTATTTACTTCCGGTTCTAAATGAACCCGTCTCCTCTGACGCAGCGCGCGTTAACCCTTTGATCGACCATTTCAAAGGACCTTCGTGGTTTTTGTCTGACattgtgaagcagcagcagcagcttgttgaATTGAAGCTAAAGGCCTGTAAACTGTAACAAAATCGGTTTAACCGGCAGAGATGATGCAGATTCAGACATTTATGTGGATTTCATCTGTAGGAAGTCAGAAAAACATAGATCTCCAAAAATCACGTTCCTGCCGAATCGGTTGTAAATGATCAATAAGAGTGTGTAGATCAAAAGAATGTGTAGATCAGTCACTGTGGAGCCGAAACACACGACCACCTGTAGCACATGTATGGACTCTAGCTGCCTGAAATGGTTAAGGtgttcctccttcctcctttgtgttgttgttttcccttcagatcagcagcagcaggtcaaaCCGGCCTTTTTGATTATCTGTTACTCTCCTGCAGGCTGTTGGTGACGTGAAGCTTGGTCCCATTGTCCTGTTTATCTGCTGCCGTTTGTCCCAGGAGACGGACGCCGCGCGTGCGCCTAGTTTAGTTAATCGAGTATTACGTCATCTCTTGATTCCCGTCGCTGCTTATCAAACTGATAAGACATCAGTCAGTCATTGAGACCCTGGATTTTGCTTGTCAGTCGGTTTTTTATCTTTCCAACCTGTGAAAACAAACTGTGGATGTCACCGTTTGTACAAGAGAGTTGGCCAGTGCTCAGCAGACGCATTAATGATTACACAAATTATGACCTTTTTAAATCACTGAGGGAAAGAAAGcagaccccgggggggggggggctgcagggatCAGGTGTACAGTCAGAAAAATAGATGATGCACGAACCATAGAAttaaatgcaattttattcCCTGAAATTTCCAACATGTTTTCATCTTGACAAAACAATAATTGTAGGGAAAAAAAGCCGCTTCTGCTGAATTGCTAATGTGACAATAACATGTTTCTAGAGAGGCCTCTCTTTCCACCTCAGACGTGCTTTAATCTGTAACTCGCACTTCATACTCGGTGAGAACACGACAATGTCCGATTACACGACGCACGCTGACCCAAGAAGGATTCTTCCCATCAGCCATTGTGAGAGAAacgatttaaaataatattggATATTGGACAAccttgaaagtgttttttttttcctctgtcctctctccttGATTGGTCCTGAGCAGCCGCTAACCTTCCCATCATGctgtacatcatcatcatcatcaaacgccTCTATTATctaacattcacacacaaagaTGGGGGCGTGAGGGATTTAAAAGCGCCACTGTCATTGTCCCTGTGTTGCCTGGCAACCGCAGCCTGCCTGACCTCACGCTCAGGCAGGCTGCAGTTGAACCACCAGGTTAATAATTCCTGCGGTAAACGCAACATAAATTCTgtttaaaagtcatttaaaatgccggcgcacacacacacacacacacacacacacgttctacGGAAGGACTTCAACATTTCAGCGAAGCATGCGGGGATCTGGTGCTTCTTTAATCTCACTGACggttgttctgttctgttcccaACCGGTCATCAGAGATTAGCTGTAACGAGCAGGAATGATAATCTTTAATCTGTGATCAAACCGGCTCCGGCGCCGCACAGACGGGTCTGTCTGTAAGGGATACACACCGATGTTTGATGGAgtcgcgcgcgcacacacagacacacacacacacacacacacacacacagcatcccTCAGAGCTCCCTTCTTTTCCCAGAATGTCCTCTCCTGTCCGAGTTTCTCCACCTTCCACGTTCATTTTGCTCAacccctcctcttcacctcctctccctgcaggcttgaatccccccccccccaacgagtTCTGAAAGACGGGACGGTTCTGTTTAGCCGGAAtaaaatctgttgttttttttgtccccccGCGTAGTGATACGTGTCACGTTAGCCTTTATCACAATAAACCGGGGCTCGAAGGTTCTGTTTGGCTGAAAGCGTTCGGAACACAATGTCCA encodes the following:
- the rpl7l1 gene encoding 60S ribosomal protein L7-like 1 codes for the protein MAESEAKKVIKLVPEYLLKRRKTYQAVKATQAKIALLEKRRVSKGKPVPFKRLEDFLKDSHRAHRDETRIQRAKHRPPAPLPPAKNKLAFAVRIREIKGVSPKVMKVIQMLRLSKIFSGTFVEITRDSVDMMKIVEPYVAWGFPNLKSVRELILKRGQAMKSKRSVPLTDNAFIEEHMGAHGIICLEDLIHEISSVGDGFQAANKFLVPFKLSVARHAAKDKAGLLKDLGKPGFRGAGVNAIIRQLN